The Staphylothermus marinus F1 genome has a segment encoding these proteins:
- a CDS encoding NAD(P)/FAD-dependent oxidoreductase encodes MIQYGRIAVIGAGPAGLLTSLFIRNNDAYIFEEHKQVGVPEHCTGLIGVETASFFTKILGWKIIDNVFYSIFFHTPMGVFKLYFRKPIAYHIKRPLLEEKLLDKVYGLGHVVYFGVRVKPGVKLGGFRAGDRSFLVDKIIASDGASSVFRLRYFGKIKNYIYGVQRLIRTSNVDPHVFHVLYNNYTPKFFKWFVPLDYDIALIGYGTTKHMVDPEKIFYKIISKVGVSAGSTIKTFGGLIPFDKPLSKPGFKNKIFFVGDSIPLTKTYTGGGLHGISIYAPVLGKSVDEDNIKELSNYYSFIRRDFVLEYYLSKLSRTIGYWIPSVIVSKIHEVGLLSEIDYDKHMRLLFKTLIVSPLLFSEIITFRKK; translated from the coding sequence ATGATCCAATATGGTAGAATAGCAGTAATAGGTGCAGGACCAGCAGGGCTCTTAACAAGCTTATTCATTCGCAACAACGATGCCTATATTTTTGAAGAACATAAACAAGTAGGTGTGCCAGAACACTGCACAGGGTTAATCGGTGTTGAAACAGCGAGTTTTTTTACAAAGATTCTCGGATGGAAAATTATAGATAATGTTTTTTACAGTATATTTTTTCATACTCCAATGGGCGTATTCAAGCTGTATTTTAGGAAACCCATAGCTTATCATATCAAGCGCCCCCTTCTAGAGGAGAAGTTATTGGATAAGGTATATGGTTTGGGGCATGTTGTATATTTTGGTGTTCGTGTGAAGCCTGGAGTGAAACTGGGGGGTTTCAGGGCTGGAGATAGATCATTTCTTGTGGACAAAATAATAGCTAGTGATGGAGCAAGCAGTGTATTTAGACTAAGATATTTTGGGAAAATAAAGAACTACATATATGGTGTGCAGAGACTTATTAGAACAAGTAATGTTGATCCACATGTTTTCCATGTATTATACAATAATTATACACCAAAGTTTTTCAAGTGGTTTGTTCCTCTAGACTACGATATAGCATTGATAGGTTATGGAACAACAAAGCATATGGTTGATCCTGAAAAGATATTCTATAAAATAATTAGTAAGGTGGGGGTTAGTGCTGGATCGACTATTAAAACATTTGGTGGATTAATCCCTTTCGATAAACCCCTTAGTAAGCCGGGGTTCAAGAATAAAATATTCTTTGTCGGGGACTCTATACCATTAACTAAAACATATACTGGAGGAGGATTGCATGGTATATCTATTTATGCTCCTGTTCTCGGAAAATCCGTTGATGAAGATAATATTAAAGAACTCAGCAACTACTATAGCTTTATTAGAAGAGATTTCGTCCTAGAATACTATTTGTCCAAATTATCAAGAACAATAGGGTATTGGATACCATCTGTTATTGTTTCAAAAATTCATGAAGTAGGCTTACTTAGCGAGATTGATTATGATAAGCATATGAGACTTTTATTTAAGACTTTAATTGTTTCTCCACTATTGTTTTCAGAAATAATTACTTTCCGCAAGAAGTAA
- the speD gene encoding adenosylmethionine decarboxylase, whose product MLMEREMLLKENTEKPVIGKHVYGELYGCDPEILSDAEKLVEIVRKASEIGGFTLLDVKAWRISPGVSVVGIVLESHISIHTWPEYGFATVDVYTCGETGDPVSAYLYIVKSLRAKKYTLKTSDRSYEWV is encoded by the coding sequence ATGCTTATGGAGAGAGAAATGTTATTAAAAGAAAACACTGAGAAGCCAGTCATCGGCAAACACGTATACGGCGAACTATACGGCTGTGATCCGGAGATTCTAAGTGATGCTGAAAAACTTGTAGAAATAGTTAGAAAAGCTTCAGAAATAGGGGGATTTACATTACTGGATGTTAAAGCGTGGCGTATTAGTCCAGGTGTTAGCGTTGTGGGGATAGTTTTGGAGAGCCATATATCAATACATACATGGCCAGAATATGGTTTCGCAACGGTAGATGTGTATACTTGTGGAGAAACAGGTGATCCTGTGTCTGCTTATCTTTATATAGTGAAAAGTTTAAGAGCTAAGAAATATACGCTTAAAACAAGTGATAGAAGCTATGAATGGGTATAG
- a CDS encoding phosphopentomutase/phosphoglucosamine mutase, whose product MKLFGTAGIRKKYPDNLDPILAYKLGLAVAGIRGWRRAYIVYDSRTTNHLFTYSIASGLMAGGIDTFIIGLAPTPIAGYAAMKYGSLGISVTASHNPPEYNGFKFYDDEGYEFTRELEAVVEKRIDEKIEPVNWSNVGRISYRPEIVEEYIHDMIQKINIEKKSWNPYIVVDLANGAAYNVTPRIIRLLGGKPLTINANPDGFFPVRPPEPRKDALEKYLDLYRSVNPPLILAHDGDADRLAVLDPYKGFIRQDRIIAFYAYLLLQDRKGKVIVSIDTGRVVDEIVERMNGQIERYILGKTHERVKQLGKNNIVLAAEPWKLIDPKWGPWVDGIWQVALLTKEVIERGKPLLKVLDEEKIPDYPWDRRSYKIKPVEKREVIYEELVEELKTLLGEPLNVLTIDGYRYEYKDYSWILIRKSGTEPKIRVYMEALTRTRLEEMINKFEDKLIEIIKKHGARIVEKTIG is encoded by the coding sequence ATGAAGTTGTTTGGAACAGCAGGCATAAGAAAAAAATACCCCGACAACCTCGATCCTATACTAGCTTATAAGCTTGGTTTGGCAGTGGCAGGAATTCGTGGTTGGAGAAGAGCATATATAGTTTATGATTCCCGAACTACTAATCATTTATTCACTTATAGTATAGCTTCAGGTCTTATGGCTGGAGGAATTGATACATTCATTATAGGCTTAGCTCCAACACCCATAGCTGGATATGCGGCTATGAAGTATGGCTCACTAGGAATATCTGTTACGGCAAGCCATAATCCTCCAGAATATAATGGGTTTAAATTCTATGACGATGAAGGATATGAGTTTACAAGGGAGCTAGAAGCAGTTGTTGAGAAGAGAATAGATGAAAAAATAGAACCTGTTAATTGGAGCAATGTTGGACGAATAAGTTATCGGCCGGAGATAGTAGAGGAGTATATTCATGATATGATACAGAAAATTAATATAGAGAAAAAAAGTTGGAACCCATATATAGTTGTTGACCTAGCCAATGGAGCAGCATATAATGTAACTCCTAGAATTATACGATTACTTGGAGGTAAACCATTAACAATAAACGCTAACCCAGACGGATTCTTTCCCGTAAGACCGCCTGAACCACGTAAAGATGCTTTAGAAAAATATCTTGACCTATATAGATCAGTTAACCCACCACTAATACTAGCTCACGATGGCGACGCTGATCGGCTAGCTGTCCTAGACCCGTATAAAGGGTTTATTAGACAAGATAGAATAATAGCATTCTACGCTTATCTATTATTACAAGATAGAAAAGGAAAAGTAATTGTTTCAATCGATACAGGAAGAGTAGTCGATGAAATAGTAGAGAGAATGAATGGACAAATAGAAAGATATATTCTAGGCAAGACTCATGAAAGAGTAAAACAACTCGGCAAAAACAATATTGTATTAGCAGCTGAGCCCTGGAAACTAATTGATCCAAAATGGGGTCCATGGGTTGATGGCATATGGCAAGTTGCATTACTCACTAAAGAAGTAATAGAGAGAGGTAAACCATTACTGAAAGTACTTGATGAAGAAAAAATACCTGATTACCCATGGGATAGGAGAAGCTATAAGATAAAACCTGTAGAGAAAAGAGAGGTTATCTATGAGGAACTAGTCGAGGAGCTCAAAACGCTTCTCGGAGAACCATTAAATGTATTAACAATAGATGGTTATAGATATGAATACAAAGATTACTCGTGGATACTTATACGTAAAAGCGGGACAGAACCAAAGATAAGAGTCTATATGGAAGCCTTAACAAGGACTAGACTAGAAGAAATGATTAACAAGTTTGAAGACAAGTTAATAGAGATAATTAAAAAACACGGTGCCAGAATAGTTGAGAAAACAATAGGATAA
- a CDS encoding amidohydrolase — protein sequence MHDIYSYRAIIPEKGVITSYKPFKKCGAVFIASDQIVLCRDKETIKKIAREIGVEPEYYSGVVAPGFIDAHMHIDSLGILLSTNNLEKISTRKELLEKLAVGKKLGEWIIGRGFDHNLFMDEKKPPTLKDLDSIFKDEPVFVIHKSGHMGIVNSVALDILLKISGDTVRNKIDIRNGWIFEDAVTILYNYIIDNLSPQTYMNLLEESISYVREKGVVAIGVAGCNWKCLEALKKLDKADKIPIHIYVYMFIHKLEEIDKVAREALISRNHGRRLRINGVKIILDGALGTRTAYLSQPYSDDRSNRGLLLCDPEQLEKIMYRANNLGLQLAVHCIGDACLDHVLHILLKISRDTQFLRHRVEHASLVRDDQLRIINEVKPVIVIQPRFVLSDKWLIDRIGYERVKWAYRFKSLSEKTFIALSTDSPVEPIDPRETIYAAVTRGINEGLSHGIITANEKIELIEALYAYTRGSAYALNDDKLGCLYEGCYADPILMNKNPLVINDPKEILSLKIKPL from the coding sequence TTGCATGATATATATAGTTATAGAGCTATTATACCTGAAAAAGGCGTTATAACTTCGTATAAGCCTTTCAAAAAATGCGGAGCAGTCTTTATAGCAAGTGATCAAATAGTACTGTGTAGGGATAAGGAAACAATAAAGAAAATAGCTAGAGAGATCGGTGTTGAGCCAGAATATTATAGTGGAGTTGTCGCTCCTGGATTCATCGATGCACACATGCATATTGATAGCCTAGGAATACTGTTATCAACAAATAATCTTGAAAAAATCTCCACACGAAAAGAATTATTGGAGAAACTGGCTGTTGGGAAAAAGCTTGGAGAATGGATTATTGGTAGGGGTTTCGACCATAATTTATTCATGGACGAAAAGAAACCACCAACCCTCAAAGATTTAGATTCTATCTTCAAAGACGAACCAGTATTTGTAATTCATAAATCAGGACATATGGGCATAGTTAACAGTGTTGCTCTAGATATATTATTAAAAATATCTGGAGATACCGTGAGGAATAAAATTGATATAAGAAACGGCTGGATATTCGAAGATGCAGTTACAATTCTCTACAATTATATAATAGATAATCTATCTCCCCAAACATATATGAATTTATTAGAAGAAAGCATTAGTTATGTTCGAGAAAAAGGTGTTGTAGCAATAGGAGTTGCTGGTTGTAACTGGAAATGCCTAGAAGCATTGAAGAAACTAGATAAAGCCGATAAAATACCCATACATATATATGTATACATGTTTATCCATAAATTAGAGGAAATAGATAAAGTTGCTCGAGAAGCATTAATTTCTAGAAATCATGGTCGAAGACTGAGAATTAATGGTGTAAAAATTATATTAGATGGAGCATTAGGGACTCGAACTGCTTATCTCTCCCAACCATATAGTGATGATCGATCTAATAGGGGGCTTTTACTATGTGATCCTGAACAATTAGAAAAAATAATGTATAGAGCAAACAATCTGGGATTACAATTAGCCGTTCACTGCATAGGTGATGCATGTTTAGACCATGTATTGCATATTCTCCTTAAAATCAGTAGGGATACCCAGTTTTTGAGGCATAGAGTAGAGCATGCATCACTTGTTAGAGATGATCAATTGAGGATCATAAATGAAGTAAAACCTGTAATCGTTATCCAACCAAGATTCGTATTATCTGATAAATGGTTAATTGATAGAATAGGGTATGAACGTGTAAAATGGGCTTATAGATTCAAATCTCTTAGTGAAAAAACATTTATAGCATTATCAACAGATTCCCCCGTCGAACCAATTGATCCTAGAGAAACAATTTATGCAGCAGTTACGAGAGGAATAAACGAGGGATTATCCCATGGAATAATTACTGCTAATGAAAAAATAGAACTAATAGAAGCACTATATGCTTATACACGTGGATCAGCTTACGCTTTAAACGATGATAAACTTGGATGCCTATATGAAGGATGCTACGCTGACCCAATACTAATGAATAAAAACCCACTAGTAATAAATGATCCAAAAGAAATACTGAGTCTAAAAATAAAACCCCTTTAA
- a CDS encoding CBS domain-containing protein: MVEKLKETRKTRRRDIIDTELISEILDMKINDFIKKYRPPPTIYITVKKGTKLYNVLKAIATGHPVMIIVVDEDRKPIGYLTDYHILSSFARRSRPRSILASFSISQISIPIEKSLDIPVEDLMDKRPPLISLDNKVKDLIRTIRSLGVPAVIIVDKNNIIRGVIDRRFLVKTLLNNLLGEPTMF; the protein is encoded by the coding sequence ATGGTGGAAAAGTTAAAAGAAACAAGAAAAACGAGAAGAAGAGATATTATCGATACCGAATTAATTTCTGAAATTTTAGATATGAAGATAAATGATTTTATAAAAAAATACCGTCCTCCCCCAACTATATATATTACTGTTAAGAAGGGTACAAAACTCTATAATGTATTGAAAGCGATTGCAACAGGACATCCCGTAATGATTATTGTAGTAGATGAAGACAGGAAGCCTATAGGTTATTTAACAGATTACCATATTCTATCCAGTTTCGCACGTAGATCACGTCCTAGAAGCATCCTAGCATCCTTTTCTATCTCCCAGATCAGTATACCGATAGAAAAATCGCTCGATATACCCGTAGAAGATTTAATGGATAAACGTCCACCGTTAATTAGTTTAGATAATAAAGTAAAAGATTTGATAAGGACTATTAGGAGCTTAGGTGTCCCTGCCGTAATAATTGTTGATAAAAACAATATTATTAGAGGAGTAATTGATAGGAGATTCCTCGTTAAAACTCTCTTGAACAACTTGTTAGGAGAACCTACAATGTTCTAG
- a CDS encoding molybdopterin-guanine dinucleotide biosynthesis protein MobB, whose translation MYALPSIEEIVGLTPVYRIVALASGVGKTSLGTELVSELSRRGVKLAVVKQTHEKILDELSDPGRYKLAGAQTVFVSSPELTLIYREPFTGLKEIIYAMKYHPLVLAEGFLGSNVGKAIAIVTDPSQINSLIKVEKGLWYIVSNDYELVEKSKSIGFNALLIDETEHLAGEIYKDALRLIASKFKGSPDTCGAGSWTEIAEKILHGIIMPYECPFAFPLRIYVDGKIVELDPKIARIAASLLEGFIGSIVETTEKPKRIKIEFIME comes from the coding sequence GTGTATGCTTTGCCCAGTATTGAGGAAATAGTTGGTTTAACTCCTGTTTATAGAATTGTAGCGTTGGCTTCAGGTGTTGGAAAAACAAGTTTGGGAACAGAGCTTGTATCCGAATTATCACGTAGAGGTGTTAAATTAGCTGTTGTTAAGCAAACACATGAGAAAATACTTGATGAACTAAGTGATCCTGGAAGATATAAGCTTGCCGGTGCACAAACGGTATTTGTTTCCAGTCCTGAGCTTACATTAATATATAGGGAACCCTTTACGGGATTGAAGGAAATCATCTATGCAATGAAGTATCATCCACTAGTATTAGCTGAGGGATTCCTGGGATCAAATGTTGGTAAAGCAATAGCAATAGTAACAGATCCATCGCAGATTAATTCTTTAATAAAAGTTGAGAAGGGTCTATGGTATATTGTAAGTAATGATTATGAACTGGTCGAGAAATCTAAGAGTATAGGTTTCAATGCTCTCCTAATAGATGAAACAGAGCATTTGGCTGGTGAGATATACAAGGATGCTCTAAGATTGATTGCTTCAAAGTTTAAGGGATCACCAGATACTTGTGGTGCTGGCTCGTGGACGGAGATTGCTGAGAAAATACTTCACGGTATTATAATGCCTTATGAATGCCCGTTTGCATTTCCACTTAGAATATATGTTGATGGCAAAATTGTAGAGCTAGATCCTAAAATTGCTAGAATAGCGGCTAGCTTGTTAGAGGGATTCATAGGTAGTATTGTTGAAACAACAGAGAAACCTAAAAGGATAAAAATAGAGTTTATAATGGAGTAA
- a CDS encoding NAD(P)/FAD-dependent oxidoreductase, with the protein MKYDVIVVGAGVAGLNAAFVLASKGFNVAIIESKPRSRIGDKTCGDAIGVHHFKELGWYPPEETIDHRYKGVKIYSPSEKYSIIVSGEGVSVNRLKFGQWLLKRAEDNGAVLLDKHVLLGVKFNDNGIQSIKVKELGKPGLKELVADAFIDTSGAKPALRSKLPLEWPISERPYMTDYNIAYREVLEINEPVNDEDVDYAVIYLNTIIAPGGYWWFFPKNPSGKIVNVGLGVVWGVDDYNPRHNYNKYLKPRFKGKLLHAGGGMVPTRRPLPTLVWRNVGVAGDAAYTVNPVHGGGIGSSLQASAIVAKYIGDALEKGIVDETTTWQANKEYMQAYGAKQAALDILRMYLQKLSNEEFEWIMKNKIVDGKSIYDLGTHARLIEEVVHGISSMLRLLSKPTLLNQLRIVRNYMNKVKELYLDKYPETPEKLYEWMEVVEKTYNEYRAQIKYDPGQKVKW; encoded by the coding sequence TTGAAATATGATGTTATAGTTGTTGGTGCGGGAGTAGCTGGTTTAAATGCTGCATTCGTACTAGCATCTAAGGGGTTCAATGTTGCAATTATTGAGAGTAAACCTAGGAGTAGGATTGGAGATAAAACATGTGGGGATGCTATAGGTGTTCACCACTTCAAAGAGCTAGGTTGGTATCCTCCCGAGGAAACAATAGATCATAGGTATAAAGGTGTGAAAATCTATAGTCCCAGCGAAAAATACAGTATTATTGTTTCAGGCGAGGGGGTTAGTGTTAATAGGTTAAAGTTCGGGCAATGGCTACTGAAAAGAGCAGAAGATAATGGAGCTGTTCTCTTAGATAAACATGTATTACTAGGAGTTAAATTCAATGATAACGGTATACAATCTATTAAGGTAAAAGAGCTGGGCAAACCAGGGCTTAAAGAACTAGTAGCTGATGCATTCATAGATACTAGTGGAGCCAAGCCAGCGCTTAGATCTAAGCTTCCACTAGAATGGCCTATTTCTGAAAGACCATACATGACTGATTATAATATTGCTTACCGCGAAGTATTGGAGATAAATGAACCTGTTAATGACGAAGATGTAGATTATGCAGTAATCTATCTAAACACAATCATTGCCCCAGGAGGTTATTGGTGGTTTTTCCCAAAGAATCCAAGCGGTAAAATAGTTAATGTTGGATTAGGAGTGGTATGGGGTGTCGACGACTATAATCCGAGACACAACTACAATAAATATTTGAAGCCCAGATTCAAGGGAAAACTCCTCCACGCAGGCGGGGGAATGGTGCCAACACGTAGACCTCTACCAACACTTGTATGGAGAAACGTTGGCGTAGCAGGTGATGCAGCATACACTGTTAACCCAGTACACGGCGGAGGAATAGGCTCGTCTCTACAAGCATCGGCTATTGTCGCAAAATATATTGGAGACGCGTTGGAGAAGGGAATAGTTGATGAAACAACTACATGGCAAGCTAATAAGGAATATATGCAGGCATATGGTGCTAAACAAGCTGCTCTAGACATATTAAGAATGTATCTCCAAAAACTAAGCAATGAAGAATTCGAATGGATAATGAAGAATAAAATAGTAGATGGCAAATCAATATATGATCTAGGAACACATGCTAGGTTAATAGAAGAAGTAGTTCATGGAATATCAAGCATGTTAAGACTACTATCTAAGCCAACACTGCTAAACCAGTTAAGAATTGTTAGAAACTACATGAATAAAGTCAAAGAACTATATCTCGATAAGTATCCTGAAACACCAGAAAAACTATATGAATGGATGGAGGTTGTCGAGAAAACCTATAATGAATATAGAGCCCAAATAAAATATGATCCAGGACAGAAAGTGAAATGGTAA
- a CDS encoding DUF429 domain-containing protein: protein MVIFAGLDPAGTEKRPTGLAIIKNNIFIFIGKLYRDNEIIDKILFYKPVVLAIDSPLSYSKGYREVDLLMKKLGYKVLPPGWRSMQILIHRSLRIKSILEKRGVKVIETHPLSALKSSGCKTLDELLAKLNIKLETKNLSKDEKDAVIASLVAKFYYENKSYMVKAKDGIIHLLPKICS, encoded by the coding sequence ATGGTAATCTTTGCAGGATTAGACCCTGCTGGAACAGAGAAGAGACCTACCGGTTTAGCAATAATTAAAAACAATATTTTCATTTTTATTGGAAAACTATATCGAGACAACGAGATAATAGACAAGATCCTATTCTATAAACCAGTTGTTTTAGCAATAGACTCGCCATTATCATATTCTAAGGGGTACCGGGAAGTAGACTTATTAATGAAGAAACTTGGATACAAAGTATTACCTCCAGGATGGCGAAGTATGCAAATACTAATCCATAGAAGTCTCCGCATCAAATCTATACTTGAAAAACGAGGTGTTAAAGTAATAGAAACACATCCACTAAGCGCTTTAAAATCTAGTGGATGCAAAACTCTAGATGAACTCTTAGCTAAGCTAAATATTAAGCTAGAAACCAAGAATCTAAGCAAAGATGAAAAAGACGCTGTAATAGCTAGTTTGGTTGCAAAATTCTATTATGAAAATAAATCATATATGGTTAAAGCTAAAGATGGTATAATTCATTTATTACCTAAAATATGTAGTTAA
- a CDS encoding DHH family phosphoesterase encodes MSVNDNYIIVTHTDMDGVGSAALYIYLHNKPPEKIYFTEPYLLYKTLKKIVGSDYAVKNIALMDLGMNKNTMDKIIEYIRILRGKNIDIEWFDHHVWDEDWINKLKELGVKIYIDRSTCAVGVVAKYARQYGNNVDEDFVSELVRGVCAGDLWRFDHWRGPWYLRLIRRHDDPEWRLKVLEKISRGVLWDEEFTAKVVERFEKELYGYKMVDDTILTREINDIRIAVVLQNKSIENSFTASYTMGRTNADIVAVVSKDGKVSLRSRNINIRNLALAFGGGGHSRAAGFKIKIPLIIRLKSFFSNNAIQEYIMLKLVEKIRDIGIERIG; translated from the coding sequence ATGAGTGTAAACGATAATTACATTATAGTAACACATACTGATATGGATGGTGTTGGATCGGCCGCTCTCTACATATACTTACATAATAAACCACCGGAAAAAATCTATTTCACCGAACCATACCTTCTATATAAAACGTTGAAGAAAATTGTTGGATCAGATTATGCAGTAAAAAATATTGCGTTAATGGATTTAGGTATGAATAAGAACACTATGGACAAGATCATAGAGTATATAAGGATTCTTCGCGGCAAAAACATCGATATAGAATGGTTTGATCACCATGTGTGGGATGAAGATTGGATTAATAAATTGAAGGAGCTAGGTGTTAAAATATATATAGATAGATCAACATGTGCAGTAGGAGTAGTTGCAAAATATGCTAGACAATATGGAAACAATGTAGACGAGGATTTTGTATCGGAACTTGTGAGAGGAGTATGTGCAGGAGATCTGTGGAGATTTGATCATTGGAGGGGGCCATGGTATCTCCGCCTCATAAGGAGGCATGATGATCCAGAGTGGCGTCTCAAAGTATTAGAGAAAATTAGTAGAGGAGTCTTATGGGATGAAGAATTCACAGCTAAGGTTGTTGAGAGATTTGAAAAAGAACTATATGGTTATAAAATGGTTGATGATACAATTCTAACCAGAGAAATAAATGATATAAGAATAGCAGTAGTTCTACAAAATAAAAGCATTGAAAACAGTTTTACAGCGTCCTATACTATGGGTAGGACAAACGCTGATATTGTAGCTGTTGTTTCGAAAGATGGAAAAGTTAGTCTTAGAAGCAGAAACATAAATATTAGGAATCTAGCACTAGCCTTTGGGGGAGGCGGGCATTCTAGGGCAGCAGGGTTCAAGATCAAAATACCATTAATTATTAGGTTGAAATCATTTTTCTCAAACAATGCAATTCAAGAATACATAATGCTTAAGCTCGTCGAGAAAATACGCGATATCGGTATAGAACGTATAGGATAA
- a CDS encoding RAD55 family ATPase, with protein MIILPRLKFVKTGMSDIDEKILANKGLPRPGTIYILGHPGVGKTTFVATYLVNRAKEGEKGVYVSLIENKELFIEHFREFSFYNDLAKFIENNTIYFAGAPPVYGYDSKRILDLFENVGNLINSLNAKNLVIDSINALTLYLKMQQIRTLITRLYYLTIDNDLTIILIGELPLFSTSTYSWSEEFIADIVLLMDYVWIISGVPRLAVRLVPVKSRMFNVAKIPYEVQVDYNNGLKLIHELIEPYVPFAKEVSRGAGYMEER; from the coding sequence GTGATAATTTTGCCTCGTCTAAAATTTGTAAAAACAGGTATGTCTGATATCGATGAAAAAATATTAGCAAATAAGGGGCTTCCAAGGCCAGGAACAATATATATTTTGGGGCATCCCGGAGTCGGTAAAACAACCTTTGTTGCTACATACTTAGTCAATAGAGCTAAGGAAGGAGAGAAGGGAGTATATGTATCTCTTATTGAGAACAAAGAATTATTTATAGAGCATTTTAGAGAATTCTCATTCTACAATGATTTAGCAAAGTTTATTGAAAATAATACAATATATTTCGCAGGTGCGCCTCCTGTATATGGTTATGATTCTAAGAGAATATTAGACCTATTTGAAAACGTAGGGAATTTAATAAATAGTCTAAATGCTAAGAACTTAGTTATAGATAGCATTAATGCTTTAACACTATATCTTAAAATGCAACAAATAAGAACACTCATTACTCGACTATATTATTTAACAATAGATAATGATTTAACAATAATATTAATTGGTGAGTTACCATTATTCTCTACATCAACTTATTCATGGTCTGAAGAGTTTATAGCAGACATAGTATTATTAATGGATTATGTATGGATAATATCAGGAGTTCCCAGATTAGCTGTGAGACTTGTACCAGTAAAGTCGCGAATGTTTAATGTAGCTAAAATACCTTACGAAGTCCAAGTAGATTATAATAATGGATTAAAGCTTATACATGAATTAATCGAGCCATATGTCCCCTTCGCTAAGGAAGTTAGTCGTGGCGCGGGTTATATGGAGGAGCGTTAA